A single Biomphalaria glabrata chromosome 2, xgBioGlab47.1, whole genome shotgun sequence DNA region contains:
- the LOC106057872 gene encoding uncharacterized protein LOC106057872 isoform X2 produces the protein MSCRSDAWLWIFRTGVGLILLASLLFLIGFATNNWSSQSGIKFGLWETCSGLQCSSLVGDVPVVFHLCSVLIFGLEVPHPDTISWSFNMSAASVGLAAVGIVLAIVSRKKALRKFTLFSKQNRMVTPLPNDSASVGGSSSGTHHSHTPVKHDKTFGPADRHPRHSPDSFPSNSASSVPSTSYAHQPTRLHQQHLQPPEAFPRRTELNPSSALAPISLGPIRGTVPSAPPIEEPPTYDEAMSQS, from the exons ATGTCCTGCAGGTCTGACGCCTGGCTGTGGATCTTCAGGACCGGCGTCGGCCTCATTCTGCTGGCCAGCCTTCTCTTCCTCATTGGGTTTGCCACTAACAACTGGTCCAGCCAGAGCGGAATTAAATTTGGATTATGGGAAACGTGTTCTGGGTTGCAGTGTAGCAGTCTAGTCGGAGATGTACCAG TTGTATTTCATCTGTGTAGTGTTCTCATCTTCGGCCTTGAGGTGCCTCATCCCGACACCATCTCCTGGTCATTCAACATGTCAGCAGCCTCTGTGGGGCTGGCAGCGGTTGGAATTGTGCTGGCCATCGTCTCCAGAAAGAAAGCGTTGCGCAAGTTTACCTTGTTTTCGAAACAAAATAGAATGGTGACGCCTCTGCCCAACGACAGCGCTAGCGTGGGCGGATCATCCAGTGGGACCCACCACAGCCACACGCCTGTAAAGCATGATAAAACGTTTGGCCCAGCAGACAGGCATCCCAGACACAGCCCCGACTCATTTCCTTCAAATTCTGCCTCTAGCGTGCCGTCTACGTCTTACGCCCACCAACCAACAAGATTACACCAACAACATTTGCAGCCGCCAGAGGCTTTTCCTCGCAGAACAGAACTCAACCCTTCTTCGGCTTTAGCACCTATCTCTTTGGGACCGATTCGAGGTACAGTGCCTAGCGCTCCACCGATTGAGGAGCCTCCCACGTATGATGAAGCAATGTCTCAAAGTTGA
- the LOC106057872 gene encoding uncharacterized protein LOC106057872 isoform X1, with protein MSCRSDAWLWIFRTGVGLILLASLLFLIGFATNNWSSQSGIKFGLWETCSGLQCSSLVGDVPAYLGATQGFQIIALAMYTLSPIVHFFVFMGVKPGDGPKSRIFDVGYSIGVVFHLCSVLIFGLEVPHPDTISWSFNMSAASVGLAAVGIVLAIVSRKKALRKFTLFSKQNRMVTPLPNDSASVGGSSSGTHHSHTPVKHDKTFGPADRHPRHSPDSFPSNSASSVPSTSYAHQPTRLHQQHLQPPEAFPRRTELNPSSALAPISLGPIRGTVPSAPPIEEPPTYDEAMSQS; from the exons ATGTCCTGCAGGTCTGACGCCTGGCTGTGGATCTTCAGGACCGGCGTCGGCCTCATTCTGCTGGCCAGCCTTCTCTTCCTCATTGGGTTTGCCACTAACAACTGGTCCAGCCAGAGCGGAATTAAATTTGGATTATGGGAAACGTGTTCTGGGTTGCAGTGTAGCAGTCTAGTCGGAGATGTACCAG cCTATCTTGGTGCCACCCAGGGGTTTCAAATCATTGCCCTAGCAATGTACACCCTATCGCCTATCGTCCACTTCTTTGTCTTTATGGGTGTCAAGCCAGGAGATGGCCCCAAGTCTAGGATCTTTGATGTTGGATACAGCATTGGAG TTGTATTTCATCTGTGTAGTGTTCTCATCTTCGGCCTTGAGGTGCCTCATCCCGACACCATCTCCTGGTCATTCAACATGTCAGCAGCCTCTGTGGGGCTGGCAGCGGTTGGAATTGTGCTGGCCATCGTCTCCAGAAAGAAAGCGTTGCGCAAGTTTACCTTGTTTTCGAAACAAAATAGAATGGTGACGCCTCTGCCCAACGACAGCGCTAGCGTGGGCGGATCATCCAGTGGGACCCACCACAGCCACACGCCTGTAAAGCATGATAAAACGTTTGGCCCAGCAGACAGGCATCCCAGACACAGCCCCGACTCATTTCCTTCAAATTCTGCCTCTAGCGTGCCGTCTACGTCTTACGCCCACCAACCAACAAGATTACACCAACAACATTTGCAGCCGCCAGAGGCTTTTCCTCGCAGAACAGAACTCAACCCTTCTTCGGCTTTAGCACCTATCTCTTTGGGACCGATTCGAGGTACAGTGCCTAGCGCTCCACCGATTGAGGAGCCTCCCACGTATGATGAAGCAATGTCTCAAAGTTGA